A single region of the Sphingomonas sp. LY29 genome encodes:
- a CDS encoding TonB-dependent receptor produces the protein MRKSTWLLSAGLFALATPAYAQQTDTDGTTAQPTDGATAEAAAVDNQPAATQPATDSNDIVVTATRRNEALSDVPLAVSAVTAETLQNSGASDIRQLTQVSPSLLVSSTSSEAGAGGARIRGVGTVGDNPGLESSVAVFIDGVYRSRIGVGLTELGQIDRVEVLRGPQGTLFGRNASAGLISIITAKPKFRTEVSGELTIGNYNMRRAELSLTGPITDTIAARVDGIYMKRDGFLEDVISGRDVNNRDRYLLRGQLLFEPNSDLSFRLIGDFSKRDEECCAAPYLPASDFTAAGEQPSSIAAIERGLGAIINDDTFERDVSITPGRSFRSDVKDYGLSGELVYDFGGAELTSITAYRYNKYIRGQDADFNNLDILVRDDNGGAFNRFKTFTQELRLQGEAFGGRLDWLVGGYYANEKLTVRDNLTFGNDYSRFANCLVANNFAGLTGQAALVNPANPTCFNPAVAGALLPFVGANATALSAFARLGVFAAPTFTNSGFTNLSIASGAGARGFNVVTDDLFDQRSKNFALFTHNIFEITDGLKLTLGARYTRETKKLDATLTDNNTLCQLFAGVPALTALQQIPCVVPSVPGGVWSDSSKKKEGKLSGTVVLSYKPTDQILTYASYSRGYKAGGFNLDRAPLPRSGATQNGLILPTADLDALKFDPEINDAFELGAKYNGRAIDVNVAAFRQSFGDFQLNTFNGIAFEVENVNSCSDDLNGADTDNSALTGACTGKVRNGVRSTGVEVEIFSRPLPNVNLNLGGVFANTKYRTDLVGADGEALSPQLFQLSGRRMSNSTKYSGTASLSWTPPIGSSGLKGLFYVDGRYMSRFNTGSDLDIEKVQKAFTVVNARVGVRGPDNMWAVELWANNVFNKDFLQVAFDAPLQGSGTIRGVQQGFYPRSTQLFGAFLGEPRTYGLTFRAKFAAPPPMPALEPAPPPPPPPPATQTCPDGSVILATDVCPPPPAPPPPPPPPPAPERG, from the coding sequence ATGCGCAAGTCCACTTGGCTGTTGTCCGCCGGCCTGTTCGCCCTGGCGACGCCCGCCTACGCGCAACAGACCGACACTGACGGCACCACCGCCCAGCCGACCGACGGCGCCACGGCCGAGGCCGCGGCTGTCGACAATCAGCCGGCCGCCACGCAGCCAGCCACTGACTCGAACGACATCGTCGTGACGGCGACGCGCCGTAACGAAGCGCTGTCGGACGTTCCGCTGGCCGTCAGCGCGGTCACTGCCGAAACGCTTCAGAATTCGGGCGCAAGCGACATCCGCCAGCTGACGCAGGTTTCGCCGTCGCTGCTGGTGTCCTCGACCTCGTCGGAAGCCGGAGCGGGCGGCGCACGTATTCGCGGCGTGGGCACGGTCGGTGACAACCCCGGCCTCGAAAGCTCGGTCGCGGTGTTCATCGACGGCGTCTATCGCAGCCGCATCGGCGTCGGCCTGACCGAGCTTGGCCAGATCGACCGCGTCGAAGTCCTTCGCGGGCCGCAGGGCACACTGTTCGGCCGCAACGCCTCGGCGGGTCTGATCTCGATCATCACCGCCAAGCCGAAGTTCCGCACCGAAGTGTCGGGCGAGTTGACCATCGGCAACTACAACATGCGCCGCGCCGAACTGTCGCTGACCGGACCGATCACCGACACGATCGCCGCGCGGGTCGACGGCATTTACATGAAGCGCGACGGCTTCCTCGAAGACGTCATCTCGGGCCGCGACGTCAACAACCGCGACCGCTACCTGCTTCGCGGCCAGCTGCTGTTCGAACCGAACAGCGACCTGTCGTTCCGCCTGATCGGCGACTTCTCGAAGCGTGACGAGGAATGCTGCGCCGCCCCCTATCTCCCCGCCAGCGACTTTACGGCCGCCGGTGAGCAGCCGTCGTCGATCGCGGCGATCGAGCGTGGGCTCGGTGCGATCATCAACGACGATACCTTCGAACGCGACGTGTCGATCACGCCGGGCCGCAGCTTCCGTTCGGACGTCAAGGATTATGGCCTGTCGGGCGAGCTGGTCTATGACTTCGGTGGCGCGGAGCTGACCTCGATCACCGCCTATCGCTACAACAAGTATATCCGCGGCCAGGACGCCGACTTCAACAACCTCGACATCCTCGTCCGCGACGACAATGGCGGGGCGTTCAACCGCTTCAAGACGTTCACCCAGGAACTTCGCCTTCAGGGCGAAGCATTCGGGGGTCGTCTCGACTGGCTCGTCGGTGGCTACTACGCCAACGAGAAGCTGACGGTTCGCGACAATCTGACGTTCGGAAACGACTACAGCCGGTTCGCCAACTGCCTCGTCGCCAACAACTTCGCCGGGCTGACCGGTCAGGCGGCGCTGGTCAATCCGGCCAACCCGACCTGCTTCAACCCAGCGGTGGCCGGCGCCTTGCTGCCGTTCGTCGGTGCGAATGCGACTGCCTTGTCGGCGTTCGCGCGCCTCGGCGTGTTTGCCGCTCCGACCTTTACCAACTCGGGCTTCACCAACCTCTCGATCGCCTCGGGCGCAGGGGCACGCGGCTTCAACGTCGTCACCGACGATCTCTTCGACCAGCGCAGCAAGAATTTCGCGCTGTTCACGCACAACATCTTCGAGATCACCGACGGCCTCAAGCTGACGCTTGGTGCGCGCTACACGCGTGAAACCAAGAAGCTCGACGCGACGCTGACCGACAACAATACGCTATGTCAGTTGTTCGCGGGCGTTCCGGCGCTGACCGCGCTGCAGCAGATCCCGTGCGTCGTTCCCAGCGTCCCGGGCGGCGTGTGGAGCGACTCGTCGAAGAAGAAGGAAGGCAAGCTGTCGGGCACCGTGGTGCTCAGCTACAAGCCGACCGATCAGATCCTGACCTACGCCAGCTATTCGCGTGGCTACAAGGCAGGCGGCTTCAACCTCGATCGCGCACCGTTGCCGCGCTCGGGTGCGACGCAGAACGGCCTGATCCTTCCGACGGCCGACCTCGACGCGCTGAAGTTCGATCCGGAAATCAACGACGCGTTCGAACTGGGCGCGAAGTATAACGGTCGCGCGATCGACGTGAACGTCGCGGCCTTCCGCCAATCGTTCGGCGATTTCCAGCTCAACACCTTCAACGGCATCGCCTTCGAAGTCGAGAATGTGAACAGCTGCTCGGACGACCTTAACGGCGCCGACACCGACAACAGCGCGCTGACCGGCGCCTGTACGGGCAAGGTTCGCAACGGCGTCCGTTCGACCGGCGTCGAAGTCGAAATCTTCAGCCGTCCGCTGCCCAACGTGAACCTCAACCTGGGCGGCGTTTTCGCCAACACCAAGTATCGCACCGATCTGGTCGGCGCGGATGGCGAAGCGCTGTCGCCGCAGCTGTTCCAGCTGTCGGGTCGTCGCATGTCCAACTCGACCAAATATTCGGGCACGGCATCGCTGTCGTGGACACCGCCGATCGGGTCGAGCGGCCTCAAGGGCCTGTTCTACGTCGATGGTCGCTACATGAGCCGCTTCAACACCGGTTCGGATTTGGACATCGAAAAGGTCCAGAAGGCGTTCACCGTCGTCAACGCCCGCGTCGGCGTCCGCGGTCCGGACAACATGTGGGCGGTCGAACTGTGGGCCAACAACGTGTTCAACAAGGACTTCCTGCAGGTCGCCTTCGACGCGCCGCTGCAGGGCTCGGGCACGATCCGCGGCGTCCAGCAGGGCTTCTACCCGCGCTCGACCCAGCTGTTCGGCGCCTTCCTTGGCGAACCGCGCACCTACGGCCTGACCTTCCGCGCGAAGTTCGCCGCACCGCCGCCCATGCCGGCGCTGGAGCCGGCCCCGCCGCCTCCCCCGCCGCCGCCGGCCACGCAGACCTGCCCGGACGGGTCGGTGATCCTGGCGACCGACGTGTGCCCGCCGCCGCCGGCCCCGCCGCCGCCGCCGCCGCCGCCGCCGGCACCCGAGCGCGGCTGA
- the infC gene encoding translation initiation factor IF-3 has product MAPPVLSGPRYNQFINVPKVRVIDENGENLGVMYTREAIEQAAGVGLDLVEISPGADPPVAKFLDIGRFKYEAQKKANEQRKRQKTQEIKEIKMRPNIDDHDYQTKMKKVFEFLEEGDKVKLTLRFRGREMAHNQLGMAVLQRVAEDTAEKAKVEQHPRMEGRQMLMVISPK; this is encoded by the coding sequence ATGGCGCCGCCGGTCCTGTCCGGCCCCCGCTATAATCAGTTCATCAACGTGCCGAAGGTGCGCGTGATCGACGAAAATGGCGAGAATCTGGGCGTGATGTATACGCGCGAAGCGATCGAGCAAGCCGCCGGCGTGGGCCTCGACCTGGTCGAGATCAGCCCGGGCGCCGATCCGCCCGTCGCCAAGTTCCTCGACATCGGCCGCTTTAAATATGAAGCGCAGAAAAAGGCCAACGAGCAGCGCAAGCGCCAGAAGACGCAGGAGATCAAAGAGATCAAGATGCGTCCGAATATCGATGACCATGATTATCAGACCAAGATGAAAAAGGTCTTCGAGTTCCTGGAAGAAGGCGACAAGGTGAAACTCACCCTGCGCTTCCGCGGTCGCGAAATGGCGCATAATCAGCTCGGCATGGCCGTGCTCCAGCGCGTGGCCGAAGACACGGCCGAAAAGGCGAAGGTCGAACAGCATCCGCGCATGGAAGGCCGGCAGATGCTGATGGTGATTTCGCCCAAATAG
- a CDS encoding DUF2474 domain-containing protein codes for MPPGPIGYSAGRWRKAIIDDPAPAPLWRRLAWMAAIWAASVAVLGAVAMAIRWWLS; via the coding sequence ATACCGCCTGGGCCTATTGGGTATTCCGCGGGAAGGTGGAGGAAGGCTATCATTGACGACCCCGCCCCGGCGCCGCTGTGGCGGCGGCTGGCGTGGATGGCCGCGATCTGGGCGGCCTCGGTCGCGGTGCTTGGCGCGGTCGCGATGGCGATCCGATGGTGGCTGTCATGA